In a single window of the Ooceraea biroi isolate clonal line C1 chromosome 8, Obir_v5.4, whole genome shotgun sequence genome:
- the LOC105285668 gene encoding ubiquitin thioesterase otubain-like translates to MGDKSLKQHSVEKTDVNQDELILQQQRRIEKEISESIALVGEKEPLKSLEQEYAKDDVYLSKAKALAQKYSYIRRTRPDGNCFFRAFSYAYLEKLIGNKEEYDKFRDLALKSKDSLVALGFPQFTVEDFHDTFMEVIDKVGGGTESSHLELHKLFNEQGYSDYVVVYLRLITSGQLQRDADFYQHFIEGERTITEFCHQEVEPMYKESDHIHIIAMSSALGTGVRVRYMDRGAGTEVTAHDFPEGATPAVHLLYRPGHYDILYP, encoded by the exons ATGGGAGACAAGTCGCTCAAGCAGCACTCCGTAGAGAAAACAG atgTCAACCAAGACGAGTTGATACTCCAGCAGCAGAGACGAATCGAGAAGGAG ATCTCAGAGTCTATAGCTTTAGTTGGGGAAAAGGAACCATTAAAGAGTTTAGAACAAGAGTACGCAAAAGACGATGTATATCTTTCGAAGGCGAAAGCGTTGGCTCAAAAGTATTCGTACATTAGGCGAACTAGACCAGACGGCAACTGTTTCTTCAGGGCATTCAGTTATGCTTATCTGGAGAAATTAATCGGGAATAAGGAAGAATACGATAAGTTCCGAGACTTAGCTTTAAAGAGCAAGGATAGCCTTGTAGCTTTAGGTTTTCCCCAATTTACAGTCGAAGACTTTCATGATACG TTTATGGAAGTCATCGACAAAGTAGGCGGTGGCACAGAATCCAGCCACCTGGAGTTACATAAATTGTTCAATGAACAGGGTTACTCTGATTACGTCGTTGTGTACCTTAGATTAATAACGTCTGGTCAATTGCAACGCGACGCTGACTTTTATCAACACTTTATCGAGGGGGAACGCACCATCACAGAATTTTGCCATCAA GAAGTAGAACCTATGTACAAAGAATCTGACCACATTCACATAATAGCAATGAGCAGTGCTTTAGGGACTGGTGTTAGAGTCCGTTACATGGACAGAGGTGCCGGAACTGAGGTAACCGCCCATGACTTTCCTGAAGGTGCCACACCAGCCGTGCATTTGTTATATCGTCCTGGTCACTATGATATTCTCTACCCATGA
- the LOC105285669 gene encoding uncharacterized protein LOC105285669 isoform X1, giving the protein MKLSSYVYNILNRIISDRNQFARRIEMLYSPTGEMDEWIKTIHDFLNNRARIIPPTEATEYMVGRIEGDPSVNANNDNTVMKLKAEVAYAWLMYTTDILRVSSSHLDRRTTSSTSKLCTK; this is encoded by the exons ATGAAGCTATCAAGTTATGTTTACAATATATTGAACAGGATAATTTCCGATCGAAACCAATTTGCAC GTCGTATAGAAATGTTATATTCTCCTACTGGCGAGATGGACGAATGGATAAAAACCATAcatgattttttaaacaacCGGGCAAGAATTATCCCTCCGACTGAAGCAA CAGAATATATGGTGGGGAGAATAGAGGGAGATCCATCAGTTAACGCGAATAATGATAATACTGTCATGAAGCTAAAAGCAGAAGTTGCTTATGCGTGGCTTATGTATACAACCGACATTTTGCGAGTGTCGTCCTCACACCTAGATAGAAGGACTACAAGCTCAACAAGCAAGCTCTGTACCAAGTGA
- the LOC105285670 gene encoding BLOC-1-related complex subunit 7 — translation MASASSTSARSLFIESKMRLADRVQVNVNNIASLARQIQRGSKSSEVLMHAARNFAQQEHGLETVESNLKRLALIATHLEYQMDAIDKNSAMLEEVTEQLQDMQCVV, via the exons ATGGCCTCAGCATCTAGCACCAGCGCGCGTAGCCTGTTTATCGAATCGAAGATGAGATTGGCGGATAGGGTGCAAGTCAATGTCAATAATATTGCCTCTCTCGCCAGGCAAATACAGCGAGGTTCGAAAAGCAGTGAG GTGTTGATGCATGCGGCAAGAAATTTTGCACAGCAGGAGCATGGACTGGAAACTGTAGAATCGAACTTGAAGAGACTGGCACTTATTGCCACCCATTTGGAATATCAAATGGATGCGATTGACAAGAATTCCGCAATGTTGGAAGAAGTGACTGAGCAA CTGCAGGATATGCAATGTGTGGTATGA
- the LOC105285669 gene encoding uncharacterized protein LOC105285669 isoform X2 — protein sequence MHKNIFPVVSEYRIGRIEMLYSPTGEMDEWIKTIHDFLNNRARIIPPTEATEYMVGRIEGDPSVNANNDNTVMKLKAEVAYAWLMYTTDILRVSSSHLDRRTTSSTSKLCTK from the exons atgcataaaaatatattcccaGTTGTCTCAGAGTATAGGATCG GTCGTATAGAAATGTTATATTCTCCTACTGGCGAGATGGACGAATGGATAAAAACCATAcatgattttttaaacaacCGGGCAAGAATTATCCCTCCGACTGAAGCAA CAGAATATATGGTGGGGAGAATAGAGGGAGATCCATCAGTTAACGCGAATAATGATAATACTGTCATGAAGCTAAAAGCAGAAGTTGCTTATGCGTGGCTTATGTATACAACCGACATTTTGCGAGTGTCGTCCTCACACCTAGATAGAAGGACTACAAGCTCAACAAGCAAGCTCTGTACCAAGTGA